From the Leifsonia sp. AG29 genome, one window contains:
- the argJ gene encoding bifunctional glutamate N-acetyltransferase/amino-acid acetyltransferase ArgJ, with product MSVTAAQGFTAAGVVAGLKSTGRRDIALVQNLGPSNAAAAVFTTNRCKANPVLWSERVIQDGVVTAIVLNSGGANCYTGAQGFQTTHATAEAVADRLGTSAGDVLVCSTGLIGEQLPLDKLLAGVEAAAAALDPEGGLDAAEAIMTTDTRPKEALHRSPEGWTVGGMAKGAGMLAPGLATMLVVLTTDAELDSEALDRALRAATRVTFDRLDSDGCMSTNDTVALLGSGASGVVPDEAEFALALTAVCRSLAEQLQADAEGASHDVAIAVVGAATEEDAVVVGRAVSRSNLFKAAIFGNDPNWGRVLAAVGTTDAAFDPYGIDVAINGVQVCTAGEPDQPRDLVDLTPRAVHVLIDLHAGSETATILTNDLTHDYVHENSAYSS from the coding sequence GTGAGCGTGACAGCCGCACAGGGATTCACGGCCGCCGGCGTGGTCGCGGGCCTCAAGTCGACCGGGAGGCGCGACATCGCGCTGGTGCAGAACCTGGGTCCGTCGAACGCCGCCGCGGCCGTCTTCACCACGAACCGGTGCAAGGCCAACCCGGTGCTCTGGAGCGAGCGCGTCATCCAGGACGGGGTCGTGACGGCCATCGTCCTGAACTCGGGGGGCGCCAACTGCTACACCGGCGCTCAGGGCTTCCAGACCACCCACGCCACGGCGGAGGCGGTCGCCGACCGGCTCGGGACCTCGGCGGGCGACGTCCTCGTCTGCTCCACCGGGCTCATCGGGGAGCAGCTCCCGCTCGACAAGCTCCTGGCCGGGGTCGAGGCCGCGGCAGCTGCGCTCGATCCGGAGGGCGGTCTCGACGCCGCCGAGGCGATCATGACGACCGACACCCGCCCGAAGGAGGCTCTCCACCGCTCCCCGGAGGGCTGGACGGTCGGCGGCATGGCGAAGGGCGCCGGAATGCTCGCCCCGGGCCTCGCCACCATGCTCGTGGTGCTGACGACCGATGCCGAGCTCGACTCCGAGGCCCTCGACCGCGCGCTCCGGGCGGCGACCCGGGTGACCTTCGACCGGCTCGACTCCGACGGCTGCATGTCGACCAACGACACGGTGGCCCTGCTGGGGTCGGGTGCGAGCGGCGTCGTGCCGGACGAGGCGGAGTTCGCGCTCGCCCTCACCGCGGTCTGCCGGAGCCTCGCCGAGCAGCTGCAGGCGGACGCCGAGGGCGCGTCGCACGATGTCGCGATCGCGGTGGTGGGCGCCGCCACCGAGGAGGACGCGGTCGTCGTCGGCCGGGCCGTCTCGCGAAGCAACCTGTTCAAGGCGGCCATTTTCGGCAACGACCCCAACTGGGGCCGGGTGCTCGCCGCCGTCGGCACCACCGACGCGGCCTTCGACCCGTACGGCATCGACGTCGCGATCAACGGCGTCCAGGTGTGCACCGCGGGGGAGCCGGACCAGCCGCGCGACCTCGTCGACCTGACGCCGCGAGCGGTCCACGTGCTGATCGACCTCCACGCGGGGAGCGAGACGGCCACCATCCTGACCAACGACCTGACGCACGACTACGTCCACGAGAACAGTGCCTACTCCAGCTGA
- the argB gene encoding acetylglutamate kinase has protein sequence MTDVTEIRESAEADKADHAEAAAKAATLIESLPWLKTFHDRIIVVKFGGNAMVSAELQRSFAEDMVYLRYAGIRPVVVHGGGPQISAMLDRLGIESEFRGGYRVTTPEAMDIVRMVLTGQINRDIVGNINKHGPLAAGLSGEDAGLFEGRRRGAVVDGEEVDLGLVGDVVGVNPEAVHAQIAAGRIPVVSSIAPDVDDPGQALNVNADAAAAALAVALGAAKLVILTDVAGLYGNWPNRDSLLSKIDASELRELLPSLESGMIPKMSACLDAVDGGVPKAAIIDGRVPHSILLEVFTQSGIGTEVVAA, from the coding sequence ATGACCGACGTGACCGAGATACGCGAGAGCGCAGAAGCTGACAAGGCCGACCATGCGGAGGCCGCAGCCAAGGCCGCGACCCTGATCGAGTCGCTCCCGTGGCTCAAGACCTTCCACGACCGGATCATCGTCGTGAAGTTCGGCGGCAATGCCATGGTGAGCGCGGAGCTGCAGCGAAGCTTCGCCGAGGACATGGTGTACCTCCGCTACGCCGGGATCCGCCCGGTCGTGGTCCACGGCGGCGGCCCCCAGATCTCCGCCATGCTCGACCGCCTCGGCATCGAGAGCGAGTTCCGCGGCGGCTACCGGGTGACCACGCCCGAGGCCATGGACATCGTCCGCATGGTCCTCACCGGCCAGATCAACCGCGACATCGTGGGCAACATCAACAAGCACGGACCGCTCGCCGCCGGACTCTCCGGCGAGGACGCCGGTCTCTTCGAGGGCCGCCGGCGCGGCGCCGTCGTCGACGGCGAGGAGGTCGACCTGGGGCTCGTCGGAGACGTCGTCGGCGTGAACCCGGAGGCGGTCCACGCGCAGATCGCCGCGGGGCGCATCCCGGTCGTCTCCTCCATCGCGCCCGACGTCGACGATCCGGGCCAGGCCCTCAACGTCAACGCCGACGCCGCGGCCGCAGCGCTCGCCGTGGCCCTCGGTGCGGCCAAGCTGGTCATCCTCACCGACGTCGCCGGACTCTACGGCAACTGGCCGAACCGCGACTCGCTGCTGTCGAAGATCGACGCGAGCGAACTCCGCGAGCTGCTGCCGTCACTCGAGTCGGGCATGATCCCCAAGATGTCGGCCTGCCTCGATGCGGTCGACGGGGGTGTCCCGAAGGCGGCGATCATCGACGGGCGGGTGCCGCACTCGATCCTCCTCGAGGTCTTCACCCAGTCCGGCATCGGAACGGAGGTGGTGGCCGCGTGA